One Cryptomeria japonica chromosome 9, Sugi_1.0, whole genome shotgun sequence genomic window carries:
- the LOC131044130 gene encoding flavonol synthase/flavanone 3-hydroxylase: MASITEHYVQNLNEVPQEFLVQAKDMPLLEDGVFQELPLVDMSEPPHQQKQKISAACQEWGFFQVVNHGIHLDVVENARKAARGFFELPVEEKLKWAREEGKTDQIAGYGRTEGFRGQYSDWMDSLYAFLAPDSLKARHLWPSTPTDYRESIEELGKESTKLMTHFLSIISEDLGMPSDCLGKEFAGYNLFYRANYYPPCPHPDKVLGTHAHTDHGAITILVQDNVCDGLQVEKKNGGWISVAPVPGALVINLGESLVKLCGGKYRIALHRGVVTNKTTAMTLVLHLDPPLSLSSL; encoded by the exons ATGGCAAGCATAACTGAGCATTACGTTCAGAACCTCAATGAAGTGCCCCAGGAGTTTCTTGTTCAAGCCAAAGACATGCCCTTGCTTGAAGATGGTGTGTTTCAGGAGCTGCCATTAGTTGATATGAGTGAGCCTCCTCACCAACAAAAGCAGAAGATTTCTGCTGCCTGTCAGGAATGGGGATTCTTCCAG GTGGTGAATCATGGGATTCATCTAGATGTGGTGGAGAACGCAAGGAAAGCAGCAAGAGGCTTCTTTGAGCTTCCAGTAGAAGAAAAACTGAaatgggctcgagaagaagggaaaACTGATCAGATCGCTGGTTATGGACGTACAGAGGGCTTCAGAGGCCAGTACAGTGACTGGATGGATTCCCTCTATGCCTTCCTTGCTCCTGATTCCCTCAAGGCTCGCCATTTGTGGCCTTCAACACCCACAGACTATAG GGAATCAATAGAAGAGCTTGGAAAGGAGTCTACCAAACTTATGACACATTTTCTGAGCATAATATCAGAAGATTTGGGGATGCCCAGTGACTGTCTGGGCAAGGAATTTGCAGGTTACAATCTTTTCTACAGAGCAAATTACTATCCACCATGCCCACATCCAGATAAAGTACTGGGCACTCATGCACACACAGACCATGGTGCAATTACTATTCTTGTTCAAGATAATGTCTGTGATGGCTTACAAGTTGAGAAAAAAAATGGGGGCTGGATCTCTGTTGCCCCTGTTCCTGGCGCTCTTGTTATCAATCTTGGAGAATCTCTTGTG AAACTGTGTGGAGGAAAGTACAGAATTGCTCTGCACAGAGGCGTGGTGACAAACAAAACTACAGCCATGACTCTTGTGCTTCACTTGGATCCTCCGCTCAGTCTTTCATCTCTTTAA